From a region of the Candidatus Methylomirabilota bacterium genome:
- the istB gene encoding IS21-like element helper ATPase IstB has product MLTQQTVEKMNAMKLSGMAEAFQQQLGSSECTRLSFDERLGLLVDSEWTTREQRKLKRRLRSAKMRYAASIEDVDFKHPRSLDRQQVLSLGNCGWIQSRHNLLITGPTGIGKSYLACAFVERACRRGYSAAYLRLPRLLQQLAVARGDGSYDRLLGRLARLDLLAIDDWLLAPLRDGERRDIIEVIEDRSERASTLVASQLPAKEWHTVIGDPNLADSICDRLLHNAHRLELKGPSIRRTKAAPKATAETKA; this is encoded by the coding sequence ATGCTGACCCAACAGACCGTGGAGAAGATGAACGCCATGAAGCTCTCGGGCATGGCCGAGGCCTTCCAGCAACAACTCGGCTCGAGCGAGTGCACGCGGCTGAGCTTTGACGAGAGGCTGGGACTCCTGGTCGACAGCGAGTGGACGACCCGCGAGCAGCGCAAGCTCAAACGCCGACTCCGCTCGGCCAAGATGCGTTACGCCGCCTCCATCGAGGACGTCGACTTCAAGCACCCGCGCTCCCTCGATCGCCAGCAGGTGCTCAGCCTCGGAAACTGCGGCTGGATCCAGAGCCGGCACAACCTGCTCATCACCGGCCCCACCGGCATCGGCAAGTCGTATCTGGCCTGCGCGTTTGTGGAGCGCGCCTGCCGCCGCGGGTACTCCGCCGCCTACCTGCGTCTGCCACGGCTGCTGCAGCAGCTCGCCGTGGCCCGTGGCGACGGATCCTACGACCGCCTGCTCGGCCGCCTGGCCCGGCTCGACCTGCTGGCCATCGACGATTGGCTCTTGGCCCCTCTGCGCGACGGCGAGCGACGCGACATCATCGAGGTCATCGAGGATCGCAGCGAGAGAGCCTCCACCCTCGTGGCCAGCCAACTCCCCGCCAAGGAGTGGCACACCGTCATCGGCGACCCCAACCTCGCCGACTCCATCTGCGATCGCCTGCTCCACAACGCACACCGCCTCGAACTCAAGGGGCCGTCGATCCGCCGCACCAAAGCCGCCCCCAAGGCCACGGCCGAGACCAAGGCATGA
- a CDS encoding type II toxin-antitoxin system PemK/MazF family toxin, with protein MRQYELWWAQMPDPIGRRPVLLLSRNPAYEYLTRVIVVEITSTIRSIPVEVSLGPAEGLRHRSVANFDNVHVVAKQRLISRIGALKPRRVDEVKRALGFSLDWPELKGV; from the coding sequence TTGAGACAGTACGAGCTCTGGTGGGCGCAAATGCCGGACCCGATAGGTCGGCGGCCTGTCCTGCTGCTGTCCCGCAATCCGGCCTACGAATATCTGACGCGGGTGATCGTCGTCGAGATCACGTCGACCATTCGAAGCATCCCTGTCGAGGTCAGCCTCGGACCCGCGGAGGGACTCCGGCACCGCTCAGTCGCCAACTTCGACAACGTCCATGTCGTCGCCAAGCAGCGCCTGATTTCACGTATCGGCGCCCTCAAGCCTCGGCGTGTCGACGAGGTCAAGCGCGCGCTCGGCTTCTCGCTCGACTGGCCGGAGCTGAAAGGGGTCTGA